A genome region from Verrucomicrobiia bacterium includes the following:
- the glnA gene encoding glutamine synthetase (forms a homododecamer; forms glutamine from ammonia and glutamate with the conversion of ATP to ADP and phosphate; also functions in the assimilation of ammonia; highly regulated protein controlled by the addition/removal of adenylyl groups by adenylyltransferase from specific tyrosine residues; addition of adenylyl groups results in inactivation of the enzyme) — RVEYRPPDPAANPYLCYSALLMAGLDGVLNKIDPGEPMDKNLYELPPEELARVPKVPGSLAEALDALEADHDFLLKGDVFTKDFLAMWIEHKRREQDAIRLRPHPYEFFLYYDC, encoded by the coding sequence ACGCGTCGAGTACCGCCCGCCCGATCCGGCCGCCAATCCCTACCTCTGCTACAGCGCCCTGCTGATGGCCGGCCTGGATGGTGTCCTCAACAAGATCGATCCGGGCGAACCGATGGACAAAAACCTCTACGAACTGCCCCCCGAGGAACTGGCCCGCGTGCCCAAGGTCCCCGGCAGCCTCGCCGAAGCCCTCGACGCCCTCGAAGCGGACCACGACTTCCTCCTCAAGGGCGATGTGTTCACCAAGGACTTCCTCGCCATGTGGATCGAACACAAGCGCCGGGAACAGGACGCCATCCGGCTCCGCCCCCACCCGTACGAGTTCTTCCTCTACTACGACTGCTGA